From one Phytohabitans houttuyneae genomic stretch:
- a CDS encoding caspase family protein — protein MIEDAGPPSGGGSSRTVIAIGVEQTEVEGLSALDGPQRDVELLREAFSGAESAERTTFLVLNPSLNDTEARRQINRILVEASPSTSLVFYFSGHADLTTAGQFRLILGGTTDVDVDGLDLATVAGFVRNRGINQCVFILDCCYAGAAAVDVLKGAGPAALASYGYAMLGASGPSSLAKINLATLTSYMTETIAEGILQGRADLNGDGEITVDELWRYCTRRLAGQDDLRIWRSLDGNSDVVVAHSAVPPPGKGRGSSTPNTDYVIYTRWEPGKVLDAVRQALGSVAILETWFPGVESDIAQCGPARPNVNYEFLLLAPDSRFRALRMAHREDYAFTIAEPRTPHGDGRVAGVERKRERSVDWLWRYGYGPNTKLYDAFVPGPVYNVDREMYYGVFLPHADADLGPMHRTPADSVMGGLLRQVIDTLGRWGLPSSPASTRMPQPNDAASSRIERLELAVAWLQRPANGPGAHRFQVEQSFQVIEDWSVEELSDQIRTARQRVFMYQEWSGNAEFTLAPDVIPRRVDARLVALDPEGAFLSLRATLLCGGRQEALAHGLADGQEFARVCVRALRRARGPELRLNSTTFMPVNLCVVDDRVFYTLCLMSADPWRAPVHVVRAASAVGESMLSAFSVLWRHGRPLAGQLT, from the coding sequence GTGATAGAAGACGCCGGTCCGCCCAGTGGTGGAGGATCGAGCCGGACCGTCATCGCCATCGGTGTCGAGCAGACGGAGGTGGAAGGGCTTTCAGCTCTGGACGGACCGCAGCGGGATGTCGAATTGCTGCGCGAGGCGTTTTCAGGGGCTGAATCGGCCGAGCGGACGACGTTCCTTGTGTTGAATCCAAGCCTTAATGATACGGAGGCCCGGCGGCAGATCAACAGAATCCTCGTTGAGGCGTCACCTTCCACCAGCCTCGTCTTCTATTTTTCCGGCCACGCCGATCTAACTACAGCCGGGCAGTTTCGGCTCATTCTCGGCGGGACCACCGACGTTGATGTCGACGGGCTGGATTTGGCGACGGTGGCAGGGTTTGTGCGAAACCGTGGGATCAACCAGTGCGTCTTCATTCTGGACTGCTGCTACGCCGGTGCGGCGGCTGTCGACGTGTTGAAGGGTGCCGGGCCGGCGGCACTGGCCAGCTATGGATACGCGATGCTCGGCGCTTCAGGGCCGAGCTCTCTCGCCAAGATCAATCTTGCGACATTGACCTCTTACATGACGGAGACGATCGCCGAAGGGATCCTTCAAGGGCGAGCGGATCTGAACGGTGACGGCGAGATCACCGTCGACGAACTTTGGCGCTACTGCACACGGCGACTTGCCGGACAGGACGATCTTCGGATTTGGAGATCTCTGGACGGCAATTCGGATGTAGTTGTCGCTCACAGCGCCGTGCCGCCGCCCGGCAAAGGCCGGGGGTCCTCCACACCCAACACCGACTACGTCATCTATACCCGGTGGGAACCGGGCAAGGTCTTGGACGCTGTGCGACAGGCGCTCGGTTCGGTTGCTATCCTGGAGACCTGGTTCCCCGGAGTGGAGAGTGACATCGCGCAGTGCGGACCAGCGCGTCCGAATGTGAACTATGAGTTTCTGCTGCTCGCTCCGGATTCGAGGTTCCGGGCGCTGCGGATGGCGCACCGGGAGGACTACGCGTTCACCATCGCGGAACCTCGTACCCCGCACGGCGATGGACGGGTCGCAGGGGTTGAGCGGAAGCGTGAGCGGTCCGTCGACTGGTTGTGGCGCTACGGATACGGCCCTAACACTAAGCTTTACGATGCGTTTGTGCCCGGACCGGTCTACAACGTCGATCGCGAGATGTATTACGGCGTCTTCCTGCCCCATGCCGATGCAGATCTGGGGCCTATGCATCGAACGCCGGCCGACAGCGTCATGGGCGGACTGCTCCGACAGGTCATCGACACGCTCGGTCGATGGGGTCTGCCATCCAGCCCGGCGTCGACCCGGATGCCTCAGCCCAACGACGCTGCCTCAAGCAGGATCGAGCGACTAGAACTCGCAGTCGCGTGGCTGCAGCGTCCGGCAAATGGACCAGGCGCACACCGTTTCCAGGTTGAGCAAAGCTTCCAAGTCATCGAGGACTGGAGCGTCGAGGAGTTATCCGATCAGATCCGTACCGCACGACAGCGCGTCTTCATGTACCAGGAGTGGTCCGGTAACGCGGAGTTCACCCTTGCGCCGGATGTCATACCGCGGCGCGTCGATGCGAGACTCGTAGCGCTGGATCCGGAGGGCGCGTTCCTGAGCCTGCGCGCTACGCTGTTGTGCGGAGGCAGGCAGGAGGCATTGGCTCACGGTCTGGCTGACGGCCAGGAATTCGCTCGTGTTTGCGTTCGGGCGCTCCGAAGGGCACGCGGCCCAGAACTGCGGTTGAACTCGACGACCTTCATGCCAGTAAATCTATGCGTAGTGGATGATCGAGTATTTTATACTCTTTGCCTGATGTCGGCCGATCCTTGGAGAGCGCCTGTACACGTCGTGCGTGCCGCATCTGCGGTGGGCGAGTCGATGCTCTCGGCCTTCTCAGTGTTGTGGCGCCATGGGCGTCCGCTGGCTGGTCAATTAACGTGA
- a CDS encoding aKG-HExxH-type peptide beta-hydroxylase — protein sequence MALSRALAMGLGFDSTSEGVFHPAVFAANSVPYSRRPPIDLLMKLVSESRRRATSYGTAGSFQFDLEPLPELLRQGTVERAHVAAEESTGERQEFAVCEVIDDSIREGIAAAFRLVRSYWPEIEREIRVTTTCLNIFVGSRVLGFADFKTHGLIFLRRDELDDPAVCAEGIIHEASHVRFNGLLASTPCLEADDGQLYTTPLREDPRPAFGLLHQLFVVARLGAWNRRIDSAEARCKAEWAAVKLDDARATVLGLP from the coding sequence ATGGCGCTGTCGCGAGCATTGGCCATGGGCCTCGGTTTCGACTCCACATCGGAGGGCGTATTCCACCCAGCCGTCTTTGCCGCAAATTCGGTTCCCTATTCGAGACGGCCGCCCATCGATCTGCTGATGAAACTTGTTTCGGAAAGTCGCCGGAGGGCGACATCGTACGGGACCGCGGGGTCGTTTCAGTTCGACCTGGAACCGCTCCCTGAACTCTTGCGTCAAGGCACCGTTGAACGGGCGCATGTGGCGGCGGAGGAGTCCACTGGAGAACGTCAAGAATTCGCAGTCTGCGAGGTAATCGATGATTCGATACGCGAGGGAATCGCGGCGGCATTTCGTCTCGTCCGTTCTTACTGGCCGGAGATCGAGCGGGAGATCCGGGTAACGACAACGTGCCTCAATATCTTCGTTGGCAGCAGGGTATTGGGATTCGCCGACTTCAAAACACATGGCTTGATTTTTCTGCGTAGAGATGAGCTCGACGACCCAGCAGTGTGCGCTGAAGGTATCATCCATGAGGCGTCCCATGTTCGGTTTAACGGGCTCCTAGCCTCGACGCCTTGTCTGGAAGCAGACGACGGCCAGCTGTACACCACACCGCTTCGCGAAGATCCGCGACCCGCGTTCGGATTACTGCATCAACTGTTCGTAGTCGCCCGGCTGGGCGCATGGAATCGGCGTATCGACAGCGCCGAAGCGCGGTGCAAGGCCGAGTGGGCCGCGGTCAAGCTGGACGATGCTCGCGCGACGGTCCTCGGTCTCCCTTGA
- a CDS encoding DDE-type integrase/transposase/recombinase, producing the protein MPIAPGTVYAAFIVDVFSRSIVGWRLAGHMRTELPLDALELALWQRVVPDGLVHHFGRGTQGNTCRFATPNASPGPERACPLAAKEIHSTPHSPKL; encoded by the coding sequence GTGCCGATCGCCCCCGGCACGGTGTACGCCGCGTTCATCGTTGATGTGTTCTCCCGGTCCATCGTCGGGTGGCGGCTGGCCGGGCACATGCGTACCGAACTGCCGCTGGACGCGTTGGAGTTGGCGCTATGGCAACGCGTTGTGCCCGACGGTCTGGTACACCACTTCGGCCGCGGGACCCAAGGCAATACCTGTCGATTCGCCACACCGAACGCCTCGCCAGGGCCGGAGCGTGCGTGTCCGTTGGCAGCAAAGGAGATTCATTCGACACCACACTCGCCGAAACTGTGA
- a CDS encoding DUF397 domain-containing protein, with protein MAWADYGKSPWRPWPNDDLYRPGVDAVEVPVIIRAECLEVQQVADLDGEATMWIKSTRSGAGSSNCVEIRASGECIWIRDSKDPDGTMLSVGRSAWVAFLVALKQGHISQGDFATLA; from the coding sequence TTGGCCTGGGCGGACTACGGTAAGTCGCCATGGCGACCATGGCCTAACGACGATCTTTATCGACCTGGCGTCGATGCCGTCGAAGTGCCGGTGATCATTCGAGCGGAGTGTCTGGAGGTCCAGCAGGTGGCTGATCTCGATGGAGAGGCGACTATGTGGATCAAGAGCACGAGGAGTGGCGCGGGAAGCAGCAACTGCGTGGAGATCCGAGCCAGCGGCGAGTGCATCTGGATCAGAGATTCGAAGGACCCTGACGGCACGATGCTGTCGGTGGGCCGGAGCGCTTGGGTGGCATTTCTGGTCGCGCTGAAGCAAGGTCATATCTCTCAGGGAGACTTCGCCACCTTGGCCTAG
- a CDS encoding helix-turn-helix domain-containing protein, translated as MDRDLDPTVQRRRLQVALREARIATGLTQREVAEALDWSLSKVIRIETGQVSISMTDLRALLDQYEINDPKQTADLRRMAQAGKKQTWSNYKDVLAREFVIYLGYESAASILRQFESTYVPGLLQTEEYMRALIKTLADPGTSDRVIERQIEARLRRRSLLQRADSPQMFFILDEAVVRRWVGTQPGDPKVMRQQLRWLKEMGSLPAVSIQIIPFTQGAHFGTKGPFVLLEFPDARDDDLLFLENSRRNVVTRDDADEIEVYKSAFFDLEKIATQASELDAFLDGVLDTMPG; from the coding sequence ATGGATCGAGACCTGGATCCGACGGTCCAGCGTCGGCGCCTGCAGGTGGCACTACGGGAGGCGCGCATCGCCACGGGGCTCACCCAGCGTGAGGTTGCGGAGGCACTTGACTGGTCCCTGTCCAAGGTCATCCGGATCGAAACGGGACAGGTGAGTATATCGATGACCGACCTGCGGGCTCTGCTCGATCAATATGAGATAAACGATCCAAAGCAGACGGCAGACCTCCGACGCATGGCGCAGGCAGGCAAGAAGCAGACGTGGAGCAACTACAAAGATGTACTGGCGCGAGAATTCGTAATCTATCTCGGTTATGAAAGCGCTGCGTCAATTCTCCGCCAATTCGAAAGCACGTACGTGCCAGGTCTCCTCCAGACGGAGGAGTACATGCGGGCACTAATCAAGACGCTTGCGGACCCCGGGACGTCGGATCGCGTAATCGAACGCCAGATCGAGGCGCGGCTTAGGCGACGCTCCCTTCTTCAGCGGGCCGACTCGCCACAGATGTTCTTCATATTGGACGAGGCCGTTGTGAGGCGATGGGTTGGCACGCAACCGGGTGACCCGAAAGTCATGCGGCAGCAATTGAGATGGCTCAAGGAAATGGGATCCCTCCCAGCCGTCAGCATCCAGATCATTCCCTTCACCCAAGGCGCCCACTTCGGCACCAAGGGCCCGTTTGTGCTCCTTGAGTTTCCCGATGCCCGAGATGACGACTTGTTGTTCCTGGAAAACTCGCGCAGAAACGTCGTGACGCGGGACGACGCCGACGAGATCGAAGTTTACAAGAGCGCGTTCTTCGATCTGGAAAAAATCGCGACCCAGGCGTCTGAGCTCGACGCGTTCCTGGATGGCGTCCTGGACACGATGCCTGGCTGA
- a CDS encoding beta-L-arabinofuranosidase domain-containing protein yields MTPVEAAPRIGIAAADPGPGGTAPVRPFALGDVRLGSGLLQEKRDRMKSFLRLYDERRFLVLFNNQAGRPNPAGVGVPGGWEDGGLLSGHWAGHYMTALAQAYADQGEAVYKQKLDWMVTELAACQAAITARMDGGGPGGEEPPEPEIDRVPGRYNSALRLNGPSQAQYVTLPQEAINQLTDFTIAAWVNLASTQSWTRLFDFGQNTTVNMFLTPRAGVTGSVPRFAITVGGSGQEQRINGTAALPTNQWVHIAVTLAGGTGTMYVNGQVAGTNTAMTLNPSSLGNPGNRWIGRSQYGDPFLDATIDEFHIFDRALTQQELLSLQDSAAGSTGGGSIAWYRFDEEGGTTLLDASPNGRDGGIVVAQQGGASDWVPTHPGYLGAIPEDAVLRLGPPRWAVYGGNADTNTWAPWYTQHKIMRGLLDAYYHTGNTQARDVVVKMADWAHLALTIGDKNHPEYTGPLTRDNLNYMWDLYIAGEFGGANEVFPEIYALTGEAKHLETAKAFDNRESLFGATVENRDILVVTPQNRPGRRRPERLHANTHVPQFIGYLRIFEHTGDEEYFTAAKNFYGMVVPHRMFASGGTGGNYPGSNNNVELFQNRGNIANAIAQGGAETCTTYNLIKLARNLFLHEHDPAYMDYYERGLLNMITGSRADTASTGDPQLTYFQPLTPGSSRSYGNTGTCCGGTGLETHTKYQEAIYLRSADGSTLWVNLYAPSTLTWAEKGFTVTQETAYPREDRTKLTVDGEGPLDIKLRVPGWVEKGFFVTVNGVAANVAATPGSYVTLSRTWTAGDTIEVRMPFSIRIERALDRPDTQSIFWGPCSCRSWATPAVAASAS; encoded by the coding sequence GTGACGCCCGTCGAGGCAGCGCCCCGCATCGGCATCGCCGCGGCCGATCCCGGGCCCGGCGGCACCGCGCCGGTGCGGCCGTTCGCGCTGGGTGATGTGCGGCTGGGCAGCGGTCTGCTGCAGGAAAAGCGCGACCGCATGAAGAGCTTCCTGCGCCTGTACGACGAGCGGCGCTTTCTGGTCTTGTTCAACAACCAGGCCGGCCGGCCCAACCCGGCGGGCGTCGGGGTCCCGGGCGGCTGGGAGGACGGCGGGCTCCTGAGCGGCCACTGGGCGGGGCATTACATGACGGCGCTCGCGCAGGCGTACGCGGATCAGGGCGAGGCGGTCTACAAGCAGAAGCTCGACTGGATGGTCACCGAACTCGCCGCGTGCCAGGCCGCGATCACCGCGCGGATGGACGGCGGTGGGCCGGGCGGTGAAGAGCCGCCGGAGCCGGAGATCGACCGGGTGCCGGGGCGGTACAACAGCGCGCTGCGGCTCAACGGGCCGAGCCAGGCGCAGTACGTGACGCTGCCCCAGGAGGCGATCAACCAGCTGACCGACTTCACGATCGCGGCCTGGGTCAACCTCGCCTCCACGCAGAGCTGGACCCGGCTGTTCGACTTCGGGCAGAACACGACGGTCAACATGTTTCTGACCCCGCGGGCCGGCGTGACCGGCAGCGTGCCGCGGTTTGCCATCACGGTCGGGGGCTCGGGCCAGGAGCAGCGGATCAACGGCACCGCCGCGTTGCCGACCAACCAGTGGGTGCACATCGCGGTGACGCTGGCCGGTGGCACCGGCACGATGTACGTCAACGGGCAGGTGGCGGGCACCAACACCGCCATGACGCTCAACCCGTCCAGCCTGGGCAACCCGGGCAACCGGTGGATCGGGCGCTCGCAGTACGGCGACCCGTTCCTGGACGCGACTATCGACGAGTTTCACATCTTCGACCGGGCGCTGACCCAGCAGGAGCTGCTGTCGCTTCAGGACTCCGCGGCCGGCAGCACGGGCGGTGGCAGCATCGCGTGGTACCGGTTCGACGAAGAGGGCGGCACCACCCTCCTGGATGCCTCGCCCAACGGACGCGATGGTGGCATCGTGGTCGCGCAGCAGGGTGGGGCGAGCGACTGGGTCCCCACCCACCCGGGCTACCTCGGCGCGATCCCGGAAGACGCGGTGCTGCGCCTCGGCCCGCCGCGCTGGGCGGTCTACGGCGGCAACGCGGACACCAACACGTGGGCGCCGTGGTACACGCAGCACAAGATCATGCGTGGCCTGCTCGACGCGTACTACCACACCGGCAACACGCAGGCCCGCGACGTTGTCGTCAAGATGGCGGACTGGGCGCATCTCGCACTGACCATCGGGGACAAAAACCATCCCGAGTACACGGGTCCGCTCACCCGCGACAACCTGAACTACATGTGGGATCTCTACATCGCCGGCGAGTTCGGCGGTGCGAACGAGGTGTTTCCCGAGATCTACGCGCTCACCGGCGAGGCGAAGCACCTGGAGACCGCCAAGGCGTTCGACAACCGGGAGTCGCTCTTCGGCGCCACCGTCGAAAACCGGGACATCCTCGTGGTCACCCCGCAGAACAGGCCCGGCCGGCGCCGCCCGGAGCGGTTGCACGCCAACACGCACGTGCCGCAGTTCATCGGGTACCTGCGGATCTTCGAGCACACCGGTGACGAGGAGTACTTCACCGCGGCGAAGAACTTCTACGGCATGGTGGTGCCGCACCGGATGTTCGCCAGCGGCGGCACCGGCGGCAACTACCCGGGCTCGAACAACAACGTCGAGCTGTTCCAAAACCGCGGCAACATCGCCAACGCGATCGCGCAGGGCGGAGCGGAGACGTGCACGACGTACAACCTCATCAAGCTGGCCCGCAACCTTTTCCTGCACGAGCACGACCCGGCGTACATGGACTACTACGAGCGGGGCCTGCTCAACATGATCACCGGGTCGCGGGCGGACACGGCGAGCACGGGCGACCCGCAGCTCACGTACTTTCAGCCGCTGACGCCGGGATCCAGCCGCAGCTACGGCAACACCGGTACCTGCTGCGGCGGCACGGGCCTGGAGACCCACACCAAGTACCAGGAGGCGATCTACCTCAGGTCCGCGGACGGCTCCACCCTCTGGGTCAACCTGTACGCGCCCTCGACGCTGACCTGGGCGGAGAAGGGGTTCACGGTCACCCAGGAGACGGCGTACCCGCGCGAGGACCGGACGAAGCTGACCGTCGACGGCGAGGGGCCGCTCGACATCAAGCTGCGGGTGCCCGGCTGGGTGGAAAAGGGCTTCTTCGTCACCGTCAACGGGGTCGCGGCGAACGTGGCGGCCACGCCGGGCAGCTACGTCACGCTGAGCCGCACCTGGACGGCGGGAGACACGATCGAGGTCCGCATGCCGTTCAGCATCCGGATCGAGCGGGCGCTGGACCGTCCGGACACCCAGTCGATCTTCTGGGGCCCGTGCTCCTGCAGATCGTGGGCAACCCCGGCGGTGGCAGCTTCCGCGAGCTGA